In Sebaldella termitidis ATCC 33386, one DNA window encodes the following:
- the modB gene encoding molybdate ABC transporter permease subunit: MYEAILLSLKITGISTLITSFLGIITAYIFNKHDFRGKSILETLFLMPIALPPTVVGYLIMLGIGRKSVFGQFLYKNFGINILFTWQAACIAAIVVSFPLIYQNAKNAFKYVDEDVKDAARVDGACELKLFWFIIIPIALNGIIGGIILAFVRALGEFGATLIVAGNIPGQTQTIPLLIYFSIGSGDNKTANMLVILIMIISMSLVLITNRLLKRDETPKKSSE, translated from the coding sequence ATGTATGAGGCAATATTATTATCATTGAAGATTACGGGGATTTCAACGTTAATAACCAGTTTTCTGGGTATTATTACAGCGTATATTTTTAATAAACATGATTTTAGAGGAAAAAGCATACTGGAAACATTATTTCTTATGCCGATAGCACTTCCGCCCACAGTGGTGGGTTATTTGATAATGCTCGGAATCGGCAGAAAAAGTGTATTTGGACAGTTTTTATATAAAAATTTTGGTATAAATATATTATTTACCTGGCAGGCAGCATGTATAGCAGCAATAGTAGTGAGCTTTCCCCTGATATATCAAAATGCAAAAAATGCTTTCAAATATGTGGACGAGGATGTAAAAGATGCGGCAAGAGTGGATGGTGCCTGTGAGCTGAAGCTTTTTTGGTTTATAATAATACCGATAGCATTAAACGGGATAATCGGCGGGATTATACTTGCATTTGTGAGGGCATTGGGTGAATTCGGTGCTACACTGATTGTGGCAGGGAATATTCCGGGTCAGACACAGACAATACCGCTCCTAATATATTTCTCTATCGGAAGCGGAGATAACAAGACAGCTAATATGCTTGTAATACTTATTATGATAATAAGTATGTCACTTGTTTTGATAACTAACAGACTTCTGAAAAGAGATGAAACACCGAAGAAAAGTTCGGAATAA